One Rhizobiales bacterium GAS188 DNA window includes the following coding sequences:
- a CDS encoding amino acid/amide ABC transporter membrane protein 1, HAAT family — MLDLMQLAQSLVTGIGVGLIYGLVGIGFCVIYNASGIVNFAQGVFVMLGGMVCHTLLTRLGLPIIVAALATVPLVAVSGMVIEVLIVRPMWRRGATLFAIILATLAAQIMIERITILTLGDQPRSFPEFTLGGPLKLGQIAIGYQLFWILGCGALMVALLWLFFTRTRTGRALRACSQNREAAALIGIPVSHMLLISFALSAALGAVAGILVTPTQYTAYNVGTPFGVNGFIAAIIGGFGSAGGALAGGVLLGVLQAVAIVLLGAGFKNVAALSVLLMVLLLFPNGLFAGLKLGTKAH; from the coding sequence ATGCTTGACCTGATGCAACTCGCCCAGAGCCTCGTGACCGGAATCGGCGTCGGCCTGATCTACGGGCTGGTCGGCATCGGCTTTTGCGTCATCTACAATGCCAGCGGCATCGTCAATTTCGCCCAGGGCGTGTTCGTCATGCTGGGCGGCATGGTCTGCCACACCCTGCTGACGCGGCTCGGCCTACCGATCATCGTCGCGGCGCTCGCGACCGTACCGCTGGTCGCGGTGAGCGGCATGGTCATCGAGGTGCTGATCGTGCGCCCGATGTGGCGGCGTGGCGCCACCTTGTTCGCCATCATCCTGGCGACGCTCGCGGCCCAGATCATGATCGAGCGCATCACCATCCTGACGCTCGGCGACCAGCCGCGCAGCTTCCCCGAATTCACCTTGGGCGGCCCGCTCAAGCTCGGCCAGATCGCCATCGGCTATCAGCTCTTCTGGATCCTCGGTTGCGGTGCCCTAATGGTGGCGCTGCTTTGGCTGTTCTTCACCAGGACACGCACCGGACGGGCGCTGCGCGCCTGCTCGCAGAACCGGGAGGCAGCGGCGCTCATCGGCATCCCGGTCTCGCATATGTTGCTCATCTCCTTCGCGCTCAGCGCGGCGCTCGGCGCGGTCGCCGGCATCCTGGTCACGCCGACCCAGTACACGGCCTATAATGTCGGCACTCCCTTCGGCGTGAACGGCTTCATCGCGGCGATCATCGGCGGCTTCGGCAGCGCCGGCGGGGCGCTCGCAGGCGGCGTGCTGCTCGGCGTGCTGCAGGCGGTCGCGATCGTGCTGCTCGGCGCCGGATTCAAGAATGTCGCGGCGCTCTCGGTGCTCCTGATGGTGCTGCTGCTGTTCCCGAACGGGTTGTTCGCCGGGCTCAAGCTCGGGACCAAGGCGCATTGA
- a CDS encoding Uncharacterized membrane protein YeaQ/YmgE, transglycosylase-associated protein family, which produces MDLQNLIIFLVVGVVAGWIAGQLVRGGGFGLVGDLVVGVIGALIAGFLLPRLGIFIGMGIVGAIIDAVIGAVILLLVLRLVRRG; this is translated from the coding sequence ATGGATCTTCAGAACCTGATCATCTTCCTCGTCGTCGGCGTCGTCGCCGGCTGGATCGCCGGGCAATTGGTGCGTGGCGGCGGTTTCGGGCTGGTCGGCGACCTCGTCGTCGGTGTCATAGGCGCCCTGATCGCCGGCTTTCTGCTGCCGCGGCTGGGGATCTTCATCGGTATGGGCATCGTCGGCGCCATCATCGATGCCGTCATCGGCGCGGTGATCCTGCTGCTGGTCCTGAGGCTCGTGCGCCGCGGCTGA
- a CDS encoding Outer membrane scaffolding protein for murein synthesis, MipA/OmpV family: MLRSKVLRSPVLRSTVSCLFALGCLIGIGSAARAADPGQAPDIPSPQIPQGWIVKLTANGAVGPQYLGSKNYGFTPYPSIGFRRVGTPETFSAPDDGIGFDLSPMDWLRFGPVVRYQGGRYLSGNPELRGLHKVPWTLQGGGFVELWPSQHIRARAELVHGFRAGDGFAAYLSADWVERLGKWTLSGGPRLSLEGTKDMRTRFGVTFADALNNALVAPYRPNGGLSGAGLAAAATYQWNDQWAASINGGYQRLIGDAGKSPIVTKLGSRDEFSLGARLSYSFGVSW; the protein is encoded by the coding sequence GTGTTGCGTTCAAAAGTGTTGCGTTCACCAGTGTTGCGTTCAACGGTCTCATGCCTCTTCGCCTTGGGCTGCCTTATCGGCATCGGATCGGCGGCTCGCGCCGCGGATCCCGGGCAAGCGCCCGACATCCCCTCACCGCAAATCCCGCAAGGGTGGATCGTGAAGCTCACCGCAAACGGCGCGGTCGGCCCCCAATATCTGGGGTCCAAGAATTATGGGTTCACTCCTTATCCGTCGATCGGCTTTCGCCGTGTGGGGACGCCAGAAACCTTCTCGGCGCCGGATGACGGCATCGGCTTCGACCTGTCGCCGATGGACTGGCTGCGCTTCGGTCCGGTGGTGCGCTATCAGGGCGGCCGCTATCTGAGCGGCAATCCGGAACTGCGTGGCTTGCACAAGGTGCCATGGACCCTGCAGGGAGGCGGATTCGTCGAGCTTTGGCCGAGTCAGCATATCCGCGCCCGCGCCGAGCTGGTGCATGGATTCAGGGCTGGTGACGGCTTCGCCGCCTATCTCTCGGCCGATTGGGTCGAGCGCCTCGGCAAATGGACGTTGTCGGGCGGCCCGCGCCTCTCGCTCGAAGGCACCAAAGACATGCGCACCCGTTTCGGCGTCACCTTCGCGGACGCGCTCAACAATGCCCTGGTGGCGCCCTATCGGCCGAATGGCGGGCTTTCGGGCGCGGGTCTCGCGGCCGCGGCGACTTATCAATGGAACGACCAATGGGCTGCTAGCATCAATGGCGGCTATCAGCGCCTGATCGGCGATGCCGGCAAGAGCCCGATCGTCACCAAGCTCGGAAGCCGTGACGAGTTCTCGCTCGGCGCGCGCCTGTCCTATTCGTTCGGCGTCAGTTGGTGA
- a CDS encoding Spore coat protein U (SCPU) domain-containing protein gives MQGAKDRVSFPFRRRNSACRSLVKALCCLVSLLVCDVGASAQTCTVSMPAVAFGSVNVLTGTAVDTTSTMTVSCTGGGAFGIRLCISLGVGSAGDTSSRQLTGPSSAKLRYDLYSDSARTLLWGSWQTGYDTSGVQLDVPANGSTPVTVNARLLGSQQTAAAGSYSSTFTANPFIQYANRFIAACPTGGKTTSTSTSATATVLSSCNVSATTLNFGTASVLTHNVDATSSLSVQCSNSLPYTVALNGGNSGATDPTQRKMANGAAQITYGLYRDSARTLPWGSTTGSNTAAGTGTGAAQALTVYGRVSAQTTPAPATYQDTIVVTITY, from the coding sequence ATGCAAGGAGCAAAGGACCGCGTCTCTTTCCCGTTTCGACGTCGCAACTCTGCGTGTCGATCGCTGGTCAAGGCCCTTTGCTGCTTGGTCTCGCTGTTGGTCTGCGACGTGGGCGCATCCGCTCAAACATGCACGGTGAGCATGCCGGCCGTCGCATTCGGGAGTGTCAACGTCCTCACGGGAACTGCCGTCGACACCACATCCACCATGACAGTCTCGTGCACGGGCGGCGGCGCCTTTGGAATACGCCTATGCATAAGCTTGGGTGTCGGGTCGGCAGGCGATACCTCGAGCCGCCAATTGACGGGTCCAAGCAGCGCGAAGCTTCGCTACGATCTCTATTCCGACAGCGCGCGAACCCTATTATGGGGCTCCTGGCAGACCGGTTATGACACGTCCGGCGTTCAGCTGGATGTGCCTGCAAATGGCAGCACGCCGGTGACCGTCAATGCGCGACTGCTTGGTTCGCAACAGACCGCCGCAGCCGGGTCCTATTCTTCGACCTTCACGGCCAACCCCTTCATTCAGTATGCCAATCGATTCATTGCCGCGTGCCCGACGGGCGGAAAGACGACCAGCACGTCCACATCGGCGACCGCGACCGTGCTCAGCAGCTGCAATGTCAGCGCCACCACCTTGAATTTCGGTACGGCATCGGTGCTGACCCACAATGTCGATGCGACTTCCTCGCTCAGCGTTCAGTGCAGCAATTCCCTCCCCTACACGGTGGCGCTCAACGGCGGCAATTCCGGTGCGACCGATCCGACGCAGCGCAAGATGGCGAATGGCGCCGCCCAAATTACCTATGGACTCTATCGGGACTCCGCACGCACGCTGCCCTGGGGAAGCACTACGGGATCGAATACGGCCGCCGGAACGGGAACAGGCGCGGCGCAGGCGCTCACCGTCTATGGCCGCGTATCGGCGCAAACCACTCCCGCACCGGCGACATACCAGGACACCATCGTCGTGACGATCACCTACTGA
- a CDS encoding outer membrane usher protein: MTAPSVQPLRLSRVPEPRVFFAWPIVVLLLLQRVPAAQAGEQLQLEVFINDVPTKLIGSFVAVDGQRLGARRQELEDIGVNPGKDTAATDIIALDEIAGLSYRYDVPQQRLLITIPDSLRATQVYRATTRPEAPTAVEAGYGAVLNYNLFAASSGDFNRSAFAFNGVSATFDARAFSPFGTLSQSAIVRSSPAGPAGASGQGGVLRLDTTFAYSDPQTLISYRAGDAITGGLAWTRPVRLGGFQTQRNFGLRADLITLPLASVSGSAAVPSTVDVYINNLKTYSQDLNTGPYQITNIPVITGGGEARIVLRDAAGHETQTTSPFYVSQSLLAPGLFDFSFEAGLPRINYGTTLDAYVGKPVASGSWRQGVFDWLTLEGHAEAGGGLLNGGAGAVLRTGGFGVASFALAASHFGGSTGLQPYASYEARIGPVTFNASSQMTFGNYNDLASVTARFQASGLKQSPSIFEVLRYDIPLAGAPALSPLFIDAKPPKMLNRISIGAPLSFDSGSLSASYIDLRAASGDRSKILTASYSRPLPFGAYVSATAFTDLGAKRNTGFFVGLSVPIGGSATASTSVSTGKDGTSVIEDVTKPLGLEPGSVGWRVTGSQGKPAVQSAAASYRSPYGWAEATIGHANHGATATAQVDGAIATMGTGVFLTSRIDDSFAVVEAGVPNVGVLYENRPIGVTDSNGRLLVPGLRSYQKNKIAIDTRNLPIDADVATTQDVIAPADRAGVRVDFGVRTKVEAAILVLSTADGKPVPAGSHGEIEGKQEFVVGYDGRAYVKGLAPENSIVVTTERGTCRASFTYMAKPNEQVVLPITCR, translated from the coding sequence ATGACGGCCCCTTCCGTGCAACCGCTCCGGTTGTCACGAGTCCCTGAGCCAAGGGTCTTTTTTGCGTGGCCGATTGTGGTCCTGCTTCTCCTTCAGCGCGTCCCCGCCGCTCAGGCTGGCGAGCAGCTTCAACTCGAAGTCTTCATCAACGACGTGCCGACCAAATTGATCGGCTCGTTCGTTGCCGTTGACGGGCAACGCCTCGGAGCACGCCGCCAGGAACTCGAAGACATCGGAGTGAACCCCGGGAAGGACACGGCAGCGACCGATATCATCGCTCTCGATGAGATCGCAGGGCTGTCCTATCGCTACGACGTGCCGCAACAGCGCCTCCTCATCACGATCCCCGATTCGCTGCGAGCGACGCAGGTCTACCGGGCGACGACCCGGCCGGAGGCGCCGACGGCGGTCGAGGCCGGTTATGGCGCGGTTCTCAACTACAATCTCTTTGCAGCGTCGAGCGGTGATTTCAATCGGAGCGCCTTCGCGTTCAACGGTGTCTCCGCGACCTTCGACGCGCGCGCTTTTTCGCCTTTCGGCACATTGAGCCAGTCGGCGATCGTGCGGTCCTCCCCGGCCGGCCCGGCAGGTGCATCGGGCCAAGGGGGCGTCCTGAGGCTCGACACGACCTTCGCCTATTCGGACCCGCAGACATTGATATCCTACCGGGCTGGCGACGCCATTACTGGCGGCCTCGCCTGGACCCGACCGGTACGGCTCGGGGGCTTTCAAACACAGCGCAATTTCGGCCTTCGCGCCGACCTCATCACGCTGCCATTGGCATCGGTGAGCGGCAGCGCGGCCGTCCCGTCGACAGTCGACGTCTACATCAACAATCTGAAGACCTATTCGCAGGACCTCAACACCGGCCCGTATCAGATCACGAATATCCCGGTCATCACGGGTGGCGGAGAGGCTCGCATCGTGCTGCGCGACGCGGCGGGCCACGAAACGCAAACGACTTCGCCCTTCTATGTGTCACAGAGCCTCCTGGCGCCTGGGCTTTTCGACTTCTCCTTCGAAGCAGGCCTGCCGAGGATCAATTATGGCACGACGCTCGACGCCTATGTCGGGAAGCCTGTGGCATCGGGAAGCTGGCGACAGGGTGTCTTCGATTGGTTGACGCTCGAGGGCCATGCGGAGGCTGGCGGCGGTCTCCTGAACGGCGGTGCCGGCGCCGTGCTGCGCACCGGAGGCTTTGGCGTCGCATCCTTCGCGCTCGCCGCCAGCCATTTTGGCGGCTCGACGGGCCTGCAGCCCTATGCCTCCTATGAGGCGAGGATCGGCCCCGTCACCTTCAACGCCAGCTCGCAGATGACCTTCGGCAACTACAACGACCTCGCATCCGTCACGGCGCGGTTTCAGGCCAGCGGACTGAAACAGAGCCCGAGCATCTTCGAGGTCTTGCGATACGATATTCCCCTGGCAGGGGCGCCTGCCCTCTCACCGCTCTTTATCGACGCCAAGCCCCCAAAGATGCTCAACCGCATCTCAATCGGCGCACCTTTGTCTTTTGACAGCGGCAGCCTCAGCGCGAGCTACATCGATCTCAGGGCGGCCTCGGGAGACCGATCGAAGATCTTGACCGCCTCATATTCACGGCCGCTGCCTTTCGGCGCCTATGTCAGCGCCACCGCCTTCACCGATCTCGGGGCCAAGAGGAACACCGGCTTTTTCGTCGGCCTCTCCGTGCCCATCGGCGGTTCCGCGACCGCCTCGACCTCGGTCTCCACCGGCAAGGACGGCACCAGCGTCATCGAGGATGTGACGAAGCCGCTCGGACTCGAGCCCGGCAGCGTCGGGTGGCGGGTGACGGGCAGCCAAGGAAAGCCTGCCGTACAATCCGCCGCAGCTTCCTATCGCTCACCCTACGGGTGGGCCGAGGCAACCATCGGCCACGCAAACCACGGCGCAACCGCCACCGCGCAGGTCGACGGCGCAATCGCGACCATGGGAACGGGTGTCTTCCTGACGAGCCGGATCGACGACAGCTTTGCCGTCGTCGAGGCCGGCGTGCCCAATGTCGGGGTGCTTTATGAGAACCGGCCCATCGGCGTAACCGACTCGAACGGCCGGTTGCTCGTGCCGGGTCTGCGCTCCTACCAGAAGAACAAGATCGCGATCGACACGCGCAATCTGCCGATCGACGCGGACGTCGCGACGACGCAGGACGTCATAGCGCCGGCCGATCGTGCCGGTGTGCGCGTCGATTTCGGGGTCCGCACGAAGGTGGAAGCCGCAATTCTCGTCTTGTCGACCGCTGACGGAAAGCCGGTCCCGGCAGGGTCGCACGGCGAAATCGAAGGCAAGCAGGAATTCGTCGTCGGCTATGACGGACGCGCCTATGTCAAGGGGCTCGCTCCCGAGAACAGCATCGTCGTCACGACCGAAAGAGGTACGTGCCGAGCCTCCTTCACCTACATGGCGAAGCCAAACGAGCAAGTCGTCCTGCCGATCACATGCCGCTGA
- a CDS encoding fimbrial chaperone protein, with translation MSIAKLASAFAIALACSAPLRAASLQVQPAMVDVAAPGAASTLTLRNEGATPINVQVRVFRWSQSDGEERLEPTEDVVASPPAVTLAPHADYVARVVRVVKQPVEGEETYRLFVDELPDAAQARTNSIRLLVRHSIPVFFTAPERTPPAIDWSVARSGDRVVLSARNKGASHLRISAVSLGDDSGKTISFGRGLVGYALGRSTMRWTAQGGARGFASRGSVSISGQGNDGPFRATAPVVTSP, from the coding sequence ATGTCCATTGCGAAGCTTGCTTCCGCCTTTGCCATCGCGCTCGCCTGCAGCGCGCCGCTGCGTGCCGCGTCCCTCCAGGTGCAACCTGCCATGGTGGACGTAGCGGCGCCGGGTGCCGCTTCGACGCTGACGCTTCGCAATGAAGGAGCGACGCCAATCAATGTGCAGGTTCGCGTATTCCGCTGGTCGCAGTCGGATGGCGAGGAACGGCTTGAGCCCACCGAGGATGTGGTCGCCTCGCCTCCGGCAGTCACGCTGGCGCCGCACGCCGATTATGTCGCGCGCGTCGTGCGGGTCGTGAAGCAGCCGGTCGAAGGCGAGGAGACCTATCGGCTGTTCGTCGACGAGCTTCCCGACGCCGCGCAGGCGAGAACCAACTCGATCAGACTACTGGTACGCCACTCCATTCCGGTCTTCTTCACCGCGCCCGAGCGGACGCCGCCGGCCATCGACTGGTCGGTCGCGAGAAGCGGTGATCGGGTCGTCCTTTCGGCGCGGAACAAAGGCGCTTCTCACCTGCGCATCTCGGCGGTTTCGCTGGGTGATGACAGCGGGAAGACGATATCCTTCGGACGCGGTCTCGTGGGCTATGCCCTAGGTCGCTCGACAATGCGTTGGACGGCCCAGGGGGGCGCCCGCGGATTTGCCTCGAGGGGATCGGTGTCGATCTCCGGCCAGGGCAATGACGGCCCCTTCCGTGCAACCGCTCCGGTTGTCACGAGTCCCTGA
- a CDS encoding Spore coat protein U (SCPU) domain-containing protein, giving the protein MILGALALFGGEAQAATATTTFAVQLTITASCIINSASTLNFGSSGVISGNVDGTSTIQVQCTNTTPYSVGLDAGTGSGATVAARKMTNGTNTITYSLYSDAGRTTVWGNTIGTNTVAGTGNGAPQSYTVNGRVPAQTTPAAALYTDTITVTVNY; this is encoded by the coding sequence ATGATATTGGGCGCGCTTGCTCTCTTCGGCGGCGAGGCGCAGGCAGCAACCGCCACGACAACTTTCGCGGTGCAGTTGACGATCACCGCGTCCTGCATCATCAACAGCGCATCAACCCTGAATTTCGGCTCGTCCGGTGTCATTTCCGGCAACGTTGATGGAACGTCCACTATTCAGGTGCAGTGCACGAACACGACCCCCTATAGCGTAGGTCTTGATGCCGGAACCGGGTCCGGAGCGACTGTTGCCGCGCGCAAGATGACCAACGGCACCAATACGATCACTTATTCGCTCTATAGCGATGCCGGCAGGACGACGGTCTGGGGTAACACCATCGGCACGAACACTGTTGCGGGCACCGGCAACGGTGCTCCCCAGAGCTATACGGTCAATGGGCGCGTGCCTGCGCAAACGACTCCGGCCGCGGCGCTCTACACAGACACGATCACAGTCACCGTCAATTACTGA
- a CDS encoding Ribbon-helix-helix protein, copG family, translated as MTRKPKKTGVLKFRIDAETYAALKRHCTQTGQSMSVVMRDILERELAKAAVEGHETVSPPAPTNTRHIRFEQ; from the coding sequence ATGACCCGAAAACCGAAGAAGACAGGCGTGCTGAAATTCCGCATCGATGCGGAAACCTATGCGGCGCTGAAGCGCCATTGCACGCAGACGGGGCAAAGCATGTCCGTCGTCATGAGAGACATCCTCGAGCGCGAACTCGCCAAGGCTGCCGTCGAAGGGCACGAGACTGTTTCGCCTCCGGCTCCGACGAACACCCGCCATATCCGGTTCGAGCAATAG
- a CDS encoding OmpA family protein codes for MREQREPSEFEELKRVLFSPETQRLEGLEASLGRIEERAGSDQSLTNAVSRILIEAFRRAELDRHRELATTVAPVVVDAIRAEIRNSRDEVVEALYPITGRLVSAGIANAIRDLISRIDDRMTSIFSLRHWRWRFKAMLTGRPLSEIALAESRRAEIRRLFLIERGTGRLIARWAAHDQADGQADDRGELVAGLVAAITDFARNVFAADAGDLRTIDLGGTQILVRASQRAIVAADYAGTLRPHIGKLLDDAFMSLIDRFDRGEEISEPSLGEIAARIDAAAPEETARGGRGIVILLAGLLAILAFVSVGPISKWLHAERVERAFSKMLTANPQLRRYPLKAVMDDASSTVIVRGLRPEGISDEAIIAALRKPASPYAVRVDADTAINPRRVAELEHASADLGRIAAETQAAVAALGQRIDAATQAGSEDQAKLRLAIDNEAGRIASIREEFADRTAELKTAQGKLEGAISALKGAVDTPLDRLERLMRRTSIFFSQNEAVADPDGAGRALDQLAELLKQTGEHIRVAGHTDEIGSLALNRALSHRRAEAVVRMLVERGVPAQQLSIVSLATSSPLADAPGGSGSPNRRVTFALGLGD; via the coding sequence TTGCGAGAGCAGCGCGAGCCGAGCGAGTTCGAGGAGCTCAAGCGCGTCCTCTTCTCGCCTGAGACGCAGCGCCTCGAAGGCCTTGAAGCCTCGCTGGGGCGCATCGAGGAGCGCGCCGGCAGCGACCAGAGCCTGACCAACGCCGTCTCCCGCATCCTGATCGAGGCTTTTCGACGCGCCGAGCTCGACCGTCATCGCGAGCTCGCGACCACGGTCGCGCCGGTGGTCGTCGATGCCATCCGGGCCGAAATTCGCAATTCGCGCGACGAGGTGGTGGAGGCCCTCTACCCGATCACCGGACGCCTGGTCTCGGCAGGCATCGCCAATGCCATCCGCGATCTGATCTCGAGGATCGATGATCGCATGACCTCGATCTTCTCCTTGCGCCATTGGCGGTGGCGGTTCAAGGCGATGCTGACGGGGCGCCCCTTGAGCGAGATCGCCCTGGCGGAAAGCCGTCGCGCCGAGATCCGCCGCCTGTTCCTCATCGAGCGCGGCACCGGACGCCTGATCGCCCGCTGGGCCGCCCATGATCAGGCCGATGGTCAGGCCGATGATCGGGGCGAGCTGGTGGCCGGCCTCGTCGCCGCCATCACGGATTTCGCACGCAACGTGTTCGCGGCCGATGCCGGCGATTTGAGGACGATCGATCTCGGCGGCACGCAGATCCTGGTGCGGGCCTCGCAGCGCGCCATCGTGGCCGCGGACTATGCCGGCACGCTGCGCCCGCATATCGGCAAGCTCCTGGACGATGCCTTCATGTCGCTCATCGATCGCTTCGATCGCGGCGAGGAGATATCGGAGCCATCGCTCGGCGAGATCGCTGCGCGCATCGATGCCGCAGCTCCGGAAGAAACCGCGCGCGGCGGGCGCGGCATCGTCATCCTGCTCGCTGGGCTCCTGGCCATCCTGGCGTTCGTCTCAGTCGGGCCGATCTCGAAATGGCTGCATGCCGAGCGCGTCGAGCGCGCATTCTCGAAGATGCTGACCGCCAACCCGCAATTGCGGCGCTATCCGCTCAAAGCCGTCATGGATGATGCTTCGAGCACCGTCATCGTGCGCGGCTTGAGGCCGGAAGGGATCTCAGATGAGGCCATCATCGCAGCACTGAGAAAGCCTGCTTCCCCCTATGCGGTTCGGGTCGATGCCGACACCGCGATCAATCCGCGAAGGGTGGCTGAGCTCGAGCATGCGAGCGCCGATCTCGGACGGATCGCCGCCGAGACGCAGGCTGCGGTCGCAGCCCTGGGGCAGAGGATCGACGCCGCGACGCAGGCTGGAAGCGAGGATCAGGCAAAGCTGCGGCTGGCGATCGACAACGAGGCCGGGCGGATCGCCAGCATCAGAGAGGAATTCGCCGATCGGACAGCCGAGCTGAAGACCGCGCAAGGAAAGCTCGAGGGCGCCATCTCGGCGCTGAAGGGTGCGGTGGACACACCCTTGGACCGGCTCGAGCGGCTGATGCGTCGGACCTCGATTTTCTTCAGCCAGAACGAGGCGGTCGCTGATCCCGATGGGGCGGGGCGCGCTCTCGATCAGCTCGCAGAGCTCTTGAAGCAGACGGGCGAGCATATCCGCGTCGCCGGGCACACCGATGAAATCGGCTCGCTGGCGCTCAACCGGGCCCTGTCGCATCGGCGCGCCGAAGCCGTGGTGAGGATGCTGGTCGAACGCGGTGTGCCGGCCCAGCAATTGTCGATCGTGTCGCTCGCGACGAGTTCGCCTCTCGCGGACGCGCCGGGAGGATCCGGGTCGCCCAATCGGCGCGTCACTTTCGCGCTCGGCCTTGGTGACTGA
- a CDS encoding small GTP-binding protein domain-containing protein — protein MITAKVMLLGDTGVGKSSLAKRLVFDRFDADYKTTLGVNVVTHDVEVEDELVRLVLWDTDGEFGQQIFDMVYILGASAACVIADASRPTTVIKMVELATSFSERLPGRPVRAVINKIDLAEPPEDEIAELRLPRADIVLTSAKTGAGVNAAFHSVATILRRRLRS, from the coding sequence ATGATCACCGCCAAGGTCATGCTGCTCGGCGATACGGGGGTCGGCAAATCTTCCCTCGCCAAACGCCTCGTCTTCGATCGCTTCGATGCCGACTACAAGACGACGCTCGGCGTGAATGTGGTCACGCACGATGTAGAGGTCGAAGATGAGCTGGTGCGGCTCGTCCTTTGGGACACTGATGGCGAATTCGGCCAACAGATCTTCGACATGGTCTATATCCTCGGCGCCTCGGCAGCTTGCGTCATCGCCGACGCCTCCCGTCCCACGACCGTGATCAAGATGGTCGAGCTCGCGACCAGCTTCAGCGAGCGGCTTCCCGGCCGGCCGGTGCGGGCCGTCATCAACAAGATCGACCTCGCCGAGCCTCCCGAAGATGAGATTGCCGAATTGCGCTTGCCGCGCGCCGACATCGTTCTGACCAGCGCCAAGACCGGCGCCGGGGTGAACGCGGCCTTCCACTCGGTGGCGACCATCCTGCGGCGACGGCTGCGCAGCTGA
- a CDS encoding two component transcriptional regulator, LuxR family: MVAGAEDQAERPDATGPDPIRILIAEDQSLLRNALAKRLSLEPDMVIVAQAADGDQAIREARSRRPDVILMDLQMPRVDGIAATRAILADNPRIRIIVLTTFETDELILGAIAAGAQCYLLKDASETLILEAIRGCMTGDVRMSPIVAQRILAELRRTHVAAAPAFGRSAKFQIALTEREQNVLSLIIEGLPNRDIAARLGLSEGRVRNLVSQLLEKHHARNRTELALTAARRPRGAKP; encoded by the coding sequence ATGGTGGCCGGCGCCGAAGATCAAGCTGAGCGCCCGGATGCGACGGGACCCGATCCCATCCGGATCCTGATCGCCGAGGACCAATCTCTGCTGCGCAACGCCTTGGCAAAGCGCCTATCGCTCGAGCCCGATATGGTCATCGTGGCGCAGGCCGCCGACGGCGATCAGGCCATTCGCGAGGCGAGATCCAGGCGCCCCGACGTCATCCTCATGGATCTGCAGATGCCGCGCGTCGACGGCATCGCCGCCACAAGGGCGATCCTCGCTGACAATCCGCGCATCCGCATCATCGTGCTCACCACCTTCGAGACGGACGAGCTCATCCTCGGCGCCATCGCGGCCGGCGCCCAATGCTATCTGCTCAAGGATGCGAGCGAGACGCTGATCCTGGAAGCGATCCGCGGCTGCATGACCGGCGATGTCAGGATGTCGCCGATCGTGGCGCAGCGCATCCTCGCCGAGCTGCGCCGCACTCATGTTGCCGCTGCGCCCGCATTCGGCAGATCGGCGAAATTCCAGATCGCGCTGACCGAAAGGGAGCAGAATGTCTTGTCGCTCATCATCGAAGGCCTGCCCAATCGCGACATCGCTGCGAGGCTCGGCCTATCGGAAGGGCGCGTGCGCAACCTCGTCAGCCAGCTCCTCGAGAAGCACCATGCCAGGAACCGCACCGAGCTCGCCTTGACGGCCGCGCGCCGGCCGCGCGGCGCCAAACCCTGA